The following proteins come from a genomic window of Methanocella conradii HZ254:
- a CDS encoding AMP phosphorylase, whose protein sequence is MKMKAQPYDIEVGRYEIIVNATDADELGIHAGDRVQVKNRDTITAVVETTDAIIPPGRVGIYREAWEALKTVPDEVVEVIPAERPRSIQYIRKKMDKQKLTSEEMHDIIADIVKGNLTEIELTSFVTASYIYGMDADEIEWMTRAMVKTGDQISFDTHPVMDHHSIGGVPGNKISLCVVPIVAAAGLLIPKTSSRAITGAGGSADLMEILAPVSFSAEEVKKITTKVGGCLVWGGATNIAPADDKIIGVEYPLSIDPRSQLISSVMAKKYAVGADTMVLDIPMGNQSKIATIQEARKLARDFIELGDRLKMRVECAITYGGSPIGRTIGGGLEVREALTMLEKFEGPTSLIEKTLAISGMMLEMGGVAAKNEGQKMAAEIVKSGKALRKFKEIIEVQGGDPKITSEQVPVGDKVATVLSPQDGYVLEIFNKRLVAVCRTAGAPHDKGAGILIHKKKGEYVKKGDGLFTIYADKEWKLDAAIKESLRDPIMFVEGMVLEKVQVV, encoded by the coding sequence ATGAAGATGAAGGCACAGCCGTACGACATCGAGGTCGGGCGATACGAGATAATAGTGAACGCGACGGACGCGGACGAGCTCGGCATCCACGCCGGAGACCGCGTACAGGTCAAGAACAGGGATACAATAACAGCGGTAGTGGAGACCACGGATGCGATCATACCGCCCGGAAGGGTGGGAATATACAGGGAGGCGTGGGAGGCCCTGAAAACGGTCCCAGACGAGGTGGTCGAGGTCATCCCCGCGGAGCGGCCCAGGTCAATACAATACATAAGGAAAAAGATGGATAAGCAGAAGCTCACCAGCGAGGAGATGCACGACATCATCGCCGACATCGTGAAGGGTAACCTCACCGAGATAGAGCTGACCTCCTTCGTCACCGCCTCGTACATCTACGGCATGGACGCGGACGAGATCGAGTGGATGACCAGGGCGATGGTGAAGACGGGCGACCAGATATCGTTCGACACCCATCCTGTCATGGACCATCATAGCATAGGCGGGGTGCCAGGAAACAAGATATCGCTGTGCGTCGTGCCCATAGTCGCTGCTGCCGGGCTTCTGATACCTAAGACGAGCAGCCGCGCCATCACGGGGGCGGGCGGAAGCGCCGACTTGATGGAAATACTGGCCCCGGTCAGCTTCAGCGCCGAGGAAGTGAAAAAAATTACCACAAAGGTGGGCGGATGCCTTGTGTGGGGCGGCGCGACGAACATCGCCCCGGCGGACGATAAGATAATAGGCGTCGAGTACCCGCTCTCCATCGACCCCAGGAGCCAGCTTATCTCTTCCGTCATGGCCAAGAAGTACGCCGTAGGGGCGGACACGATGGTGCTGGACATCCCGATGGGCAACCAGTCCAAGATAGCCACCATACAGGAGGCGAGAAAGCTGGCCAGGGATTTCATCGAGCTCGGGGACCGCCTGAAGATGCGCGTGGAGTGCGCCATAACCTACGGCGGCTCGCCCATAGGCAGGACGATAGGAGGCGGCCTGGAGGTGAGGGAGGCGCTGACCATGCTTGAGAAGTTCGAGGGCCCCACAAGCCTCATCGAGAAGACCCTCGCCATCTCCGGCATGATGCTTGAGATGGGCGGGGTGGCAGCTAAGAACGAGGGCCAGAAGATGGCCGCTGAGATAGTTAAGAGCGGCAAGGCCCTCAGGAAGTTCAAGGAGATAATCGAGGTACAGGGCGGTGATCCTAAGATAACCTCCGAGCAGGTGCCCGTCGGCGACAAGGTCGCCACCGTCCTGTCGCCCCAGGACGGCTACGTGCTGGAGATCTTTAACAAGAGGCTTGTGGCCGTGTGCCGTACCGCCGGAGCGCCCCATGACAAGGGGGCGGGCATATTGATACACAAGAAGAAGGGCGAGTACGTGAAGAAGGGCGATGGCCTGTTTACCATCTACGCAGATAAGGAGTGGAAGCTCGACGCTGCCATAAAGGAGTCCTTGAGGGACCCCATCATGTTCGTCGAGGGCATGGTGCTGGAAAAGGTTCAGGTTGTATAA
- a CDS encoding YkgJ family cysteine cluster protein: MVSEGLLRFFKDNPMVYGGATREELEQLSRIHELYPDSARLLTDCMAVELPFFRCLRCGQCCAIVRYITVCHEDVKRWAFQGRLDILDSLAIDERRTPLLALKKDEIKAAKAEAWALLESLGICSLKVYRLLYVTRLLECAVYVKRSNGACVFLEEKGDMAACSVHDTKPLVCKKFPYYIGKYTDSRLIKEDSFCPSLRATKKKK, encoded by the coding sequence ATGGTATCTGAGGGGCTGCTTCGCTTTTTCAAGGATAACCCGATGGTATATGGTGGCGCAACCCGTGAGGAGCTGGAGCAATTGTCGCGCATCCATGAGCTTTATCCGGATAGCGCCCGGCTATTGACAGATTGCATGGCCGTTGAGCTGCCTTTTTTTAGGTGCTTGCGCTGCGGGCAATGCTGCGCCATAGTCAGGTACATCACGGTTTGCCACGAGGATGTGAAGCGGTGGGCATTCCAGGGCCGGCTTGATATACTTGATTCCCTGGCCATTGATGAGAGGAGGACGCCATTGCTGGCGCTAAAAAAGGATGAGATTAAGGCGGCCAAGGCCGAAGCGTGGGCGCTCCTTGAAAGCCTGGGGATATGTTCTTTAAAAGTTTACAGGCTGTTATACGTCACAAGGCTGCTAGAATGTGCCGTTTACGTGAAGCGAAGCAACGGCGCTTGCGTGTTCCTCGAGGAGAAGGGCGACATGGCAGCATGTAGCGTCCACGACACTAAGCCACTGGTATGCAAAAAGTTTCCTTATTATATTGGCAAATACACGGATAGCCGCCTGATAAAAGAGGACAGCTTCTGCCCATCCCTGAGAGCCACAAAGAAAAAGAAGTGA
- a CDS encoding protein translocase subunit SecF, with protein sequence MKADESSRKKAPLPKADEKKGSKEEPDKDARLLSKLKWPELPTRQAIGIPLAVLVIALLVTGFTWLTVGAPLHLGLEFKGGTSVTIKTDKTDQQLQEEFSSYPLNLITRDPNQGTVMLRFSQMGQAQLDSLAAYLAKSYPGATIEHTGSTFSAANQGQAVVAIVVAFALMAVVIFIIFRDFVPCIAVITSAFSDIMITVALMNVFHIELTFGTFAALLMLIGYSVDTDILLTTKVLGEKKYLEKKIASCRATGLTMSISAIVAFMVLYLVSTFSYVAGFATIPVLSSISIVIIFGLLADLMNTWFLNAGLLKWYMESPQGRARYA encoded by the coding sequence ATGAAGGCCGACGAATCGAGCAGAAAAAAGGCCCCTTTACCGAAGGCAGATGAGAAGAAGGGCTCGAAAGAAGAGCCTGATAAGGATGCGAGACTGCTATCGAAGCTCAAGTGGCCTGAGCTTCCGACCAGGCAAGCTATTGGAATACCGCTGGCCGTGCTCGTAATAGCTTTACTCGTAACAGGATTTACGTGGCTTACCGTGGGAGCACCGCTCCACCTTGGGCTGGAGTTCAAGGGCGGCACATCGGTGACCATTAAAACGGATAAGACGGACCAGCAGCTACAGGAAGAGTTCTCGAGCTATCCGCTCAACCTCATTACCAGGGACCCCAACCAGGGCACGGTGATGCTTCGCTTTAGCCAGATGGGCCAGGCTCAGCTGGACTCGCTCGCCGCCTACCTGGCGAAAAGCTATCCGGGCGCCACCATTGAGCATACGGGCAGCACCTTCAGCGCCGCCAACCAGGGCCAGGCTGTCGTGGCCATCGTCGTGGCGTTCGCCCTGATGGCCGTGGTGATATTCATAATCTTCAGGGACTTCGTTCCATGCATAGCCGTGATAACGTCGGCTTTCTCGGACATCATGATAACGGTGGCGCTCATGAACGTATTCCATATAGAGCTTACTTTTGGCACCTTCGCCGCCCTGCTGATGCTCATAGGCTACTCGGTGGACACGGATATATTGCTCACCACTAAGGTTTTGGGCGAGAAGAAGTACCTGGAGAAGAAGATAGCGTCCTGCAGGGCCACGGGTCTCACCATGAGCATATCCGCTATCGTCGCCTTCATGGTGCTTTATCTCGTGTCGACTTTCTCGTACGTGGCCGGCTTCGCGACCATACCGGTGCTGTCAAGCATCTCGATCGTCATCATATTCGGCCTGCTGGCCGACCTGATGAACACCTGGTTCCTTAACGCCGGGCTTTTGAAGTGGTACATGGAATCGCCGCAGGGGAGGGCCAGGTATGCCTGA
- a CDS encoding polyprenyl synthetase family protein has protein sequence MQDWEEVKAINAGIERILGEVEMPEIRVSIAHSLKTAGKRLRPLSVLLLTELNGGGIDKALDAALAMECIHTTSLIQDDIVDEGIKRRGEDTSHEKFGLFLAMVSGDYLISRAMMLISKYDPGTIYAFSKAGMYMAEGELLDVKSREYKPTEADYFACVRKKTAVMFESSFEMGARIAGAIERCVEKCRTMGLEFGMAYQIVDDLIEYTRIDDENKKSALQSFILPMVYEENMSRQEAIDKCMRQVEERIARVDLLLKEYPDCDAKRKLAWMVDLLRNYNGVKIK, from the coding sequence ATGCAAGACTGGGAAGAGGTCAAAGCAATCAACGCTGGCATAGAGCGAATCTTGGGCGAAGTCGAAATGCCAGAGATACGGGTGAGCATAGCGCATTCACTGAAGACCGCCGGCAAACGGCTCAGGCCGCTCAGCGTCCTCCTCCTGACAGAGCTGAACGGCGGCGGCATCGATAAAGCGCTGGACGCAGCTCTCGCCATGGAATGCATACACACCACGTCGCTCATACAGGACGATATCGTCGATGAGGGGATTAAGAGGAGGGGCGAGGACACGTCACACGAGAAGTTCGGCCTCTTCCTGGCGATGGTCAGCGGCGACTACCTCATCTCCAGGGCGATGATGCTCATCTCAAAGTACGACCCGGGGACCATTTACGCGTTCAGCAAGGCGGGGATGTACATGGCCGAGGGCGAGCTCCTCGACGTGAAGTCGAGGGAATACAAGCCAACTGAGGCCGACTACTTCGCCTGCGTCCGCAAGAAGACGGCCGTCATGTTCGAGTCGTCTTTCGAGATGGGGGCGAGGATCGCCGGCGCCATCGAGAGGTGCGTCGAAAAATGCAGGACGATGGGCCTGGAGTTCGGCATGGCTTACCAGATCGTGGACGACCTCATCGAGTATACCAGGATCGACGACGAGAACAAGAAGTCAGCCCTCCAATCGTTCATTTTGCCCATGGTCTACGAGGAGAATATGTCACGCCAGGAGGCCATCGATAAGTGCATGAGGCAGGTTGAGGAGCGCATCGCCAGGGTTGACCTCCTCCTGAAAGAGTATCCCGACTGCGATGCAAAGCGGAAGCTGGCCTGGATGGTCGACCTGCTGAGGAACTACAACGGAGTTAAGATAAAGTAG
- a CDS encoding preprotein translocase subunit SecD → MPEKQQGMWTRLFTDYRVIILIIALLLSIIFLGPSYSNGQLNTNLKFGLDFEGGSYVKLKLLNNSSPGQPISDQTLELTKSIMELKINEYGLKNTPVNTVRDDQGNAYVLIDFAGIPYDEAMSIVGRQGKFEMRIQTQGNESAFILDGSDVTGVSDPVAHIEGTETAYGVTFGLTKAGAEKFQQACIKYGATADPESHYVMMLLDGKVFYSRPLSSELANSLKTKPVDQMEAMTGTGDEGKAMAKEVSVHMRGGSLPVSVQVVSSGQVPAEQGAMFKTVVIIAMILAQCAIGAIMYFRYREPRIILPMFLTSIFEVVILLGVAAFINWEIDLPSVAGIIAVIGTGIDQLIIITDEVMTTGKAPTTKKILQKLSSAFKIIVSSAATVVVAMIPLWYMGFGSLKGFAITTILGVFIGILITRPAYGRIISDILGK, encoded by the coding sequence ATGCCTGAGAAGCAGCAGGGGATGTGGACGAGGCTGTTCACCGACTACAGGGTGATAATACTAATAATCGCCCTATTGCTGTCGATTATTTTCCTGGGGCCGAGCTATTCGAACGGCCAGCTCAACACTAACCTGAAGTTCGGGCTGGACTTCGAGGGCGGCTCGTATGTTAAGCTGAAGCTGCTTAACAATAGCAGCCCCGGACAGCCCATCTCTGACCAGACCCTCGAGCTTACCAAGTCTATCATGGAATTAAAAATAAACGAGTATGGCCTTAAGAATACTCCCGTTAACACGGTTAGGGATGACCAGGGTAACGCCTACGTGCTCATCGATTTTGCGGGCATCCCATACGATGAGGCCATGTCAATCGTGGGTAGGCAGGGCAAGTTCGAGATGCGCATCCAGACTCAGGGCAACGAGTCGGCCTTCATCCTCGACGGAAGCGATGTAACCGGAGTTTCCGACCCGGTGGCGCATATCGAGGGCACAGAAACTGCATATGGCGTGACCTTCGGGCTGACAAAAGCCGGCGCCGAAAAGTTCCAGCAGGCCTGCATTAAGTATGGCGCTACTGCAGACCCTGAAAGCCACTACGTAATGATGCTTTTGGATGGCAAGGTGTTCTATTCCAGGCCACTGTCTTCCGAGCTTGCGAACAGCCTGAAAACCAAGCCAGTGGACCAGATGGAGGCGATGACGGGCACTGGCGATGAAGGCAAGGCCATGGCCAAAGAGGTGAGCGTCCACATGAGGGGCGGCTCGCTGCCCGTTAGCGTCCAGGTGGTGAGCTCAGGACAGGTCCCGGCGGAGCAGGGCGCCATGTTCAAGACCGTAGTCATCATAGCCATGATACTGGCGCAGTGCGCCATCGGCGCCATAATGTACTTCCGCTACAGGGAGCCGAGGATAATACTCCCCATGTTTTTAACCTCCATATTCGAGGTGGTCATTTTGCTGGGAGTGGCGGCTTTCATCAACTGGGAGATAGACCTGCCATCCGTGGCGGGCATCATCGCGGTGATAGGCACTGGCATAGACCAGCTAATAATCATAACCGACGAGGTGATGACGACTGGCAAGGCCCCGACCACTAAGAAGATTTTACAAAAATTGTCCTCGGCCTTCAAGATCATCGTGTCCTCGGCGGCCACCGTGGTAGTCGCCATGATACCATTATGGTACATGGGCTTCGGCTCGCTCAAGGGCTTCGCCATCACGACCATCCTGGGAGTATTTATAGGAATACTGATCACCAGGCCAGCCTACGGGAGGATAATAAGCGACATACTCGGCAAGTAG
- a CDS encoding DUF5667 domain-containing protein, which produces MEVVKMMKKIIAATLALAVLAALVPAAMADQGDVKPYKGWIGADSPLYPIKIFLQKLDVSLTFNNNEKMKKQMAYLDERASEIKAMELANNAEALEAALEEYEAGLNELNNTTQAPDINETDYAALEPLLYHHQQCFYGMMNNSTMPLRIQERLRYMFNETVRVRNGMPFYYYNNTSYFIPPGQMKKAENDIDNDDDGIINGSKVPPGLAKKGYVEPVPTITNGSKSWPWDEINYTSTTPNAPHMKNQNNNKNENEYGNYKNENKYGNFKK; this is translated from the coding sequence ATGGAGGTAGTGAAAATGATGAAGAAGATCATCGCTGCAACGCTCGCGCTCGCAGTGCTGGCGGCGCTCGTGCCGGCCGCCATGGCCGACCAGGGCGACGTCAAGCCATATAAGGGATGGATAGGCGCCGACTCGCCGCTCTATCCGATCAAGATATTCTTACAGAAGCTGGACGTGAGCCTCACGTTTAATAATAATGAGAAGATGAAGAAGCAGATGGCGTATTTAGATGAGAGGGCTTCCGAGATCAAGGCCATGGAGCTTGCCAATAACGCCGAAGCGCTCGAAGCCGCCCTGGAAGAATACGAGGCAGGGCTTAACGAATTAAATAATACCACCCAGGCCCCCGACATAAACGAGACTGATTATGCGGCTCTCGAGCCCCTTCTATACCATCACCAGCAGTGCTTCTACGGCATGATGAACAACTCGACCATGCCCCTGAGGATCCAGGAGCGCCTGAGGTATATGTTCAACGAGACGGTAAGGGTCAGGAACGGCATGCCGTTCTACTACTATAACAACACCTCGTACTTCATTCCGCCAGGGCAGATGAAGAAGGCTGAAAATGACATAGACAACGATGACGATGGCATAATCAACGGCAGTAAGGTCCCACCAGGCTTAGCGAAGAAGGGCTATGTGGAGCCGGTGCCCACCATTACCAATGGCAGCAAGTCATGGCCATGGGACGAAATCAACTATACTTCCACCACGCCAAACGCTCCACATATGAAGAACCAGAATAATAATAAAAACGAAAATGAGTACGGCAACTATAAAAACGAAAATAAGTACGGCAACTTTAAGAAATGA
- a CDS encoding CDC48 family AAA ATPase translates to MTVQKEEKARVRLKVAEADKREVGRGIARINERHIKEMGVSYGDVIQISGRRSTAAIVGSAFPSDMHLDIVRIDGIIRHNAGTTLGDYVEVSRAKWSEAKKVVLMPVQKGIRIYASPESLQASFLNRPVCQGDIVSTSTYTPPSQSFNSNLMFEEFFRDFFSSPSFGLGEVKLAIASTVPAGVVKITEVTEIQLLPEATEVIKSEVPEVTYEDLGGIRDAIIKIREMIELPLKYPELFQRLGIDPPRGVLILGPPGTGKTLLAKAVANESDAYFTSINGPEIMSKYYGESEQHLRDVFKEAESNAPAIIFIDELDSIATKRAEVTGEVERRVVAQLLSLMDGLKTRKNVIVIGATNRPEAIDTALRRPGRFDREIELRVPDKSGRKEIFQIHTRSMPLTPDVDLDELADRTYGFVGADIAALCKEAAMNVLRRVLPSIDLKEQALPREILERLRVSRHDFEEALKIIQPSALREIMIEVPNVTWDDIGGLTEVKMLLREAVEWPLRYADSFRRVGVEAPKGVLLYGPPGTGKTLLAKAIANESQANFITAKGSDLLSKWYGESEKHISEVFKKARQVAPAIVFLDELDALAPVRGSAAGEPRVTERIVNQLLSELDGLEELRGVIVIGATNRPDIIDPALLRPGRFDEIILVPVPDRGARREIFKVHMRQMPVAEDVVLNELVDRTDNFTGADIASVCKKAGRLALREDLNAVVVRRKHFMEALKLTEPSVTEEMVRYYQNIGGELKRKSAREIERSMYI, encoded by the coding sequence ATGACTGTGCAAAAAGAAGAGAAAGCGAGGGTCAGGCTGAAGGTGGCGGAGGCCGACAAAAGAGAGGTAGGGAGGGGTATAGCGCGGATCAACGAGCGCCACATAAAGGAGATGGGCGTATCTTACGGCGACGTCATCCAGATCAGCGGGAGGAGGAGCACGGCAGCCATCGTAGGAAGCGCCTTCCCGTCTGACATGCACCTTGACATCGTCAGGATCGACGGCATAATAAGGCATAACGCGGGCACCACGCTGGGCGACTACGTGGAGGTGTCCAGGGCAAAGTGGAGCGAGGCGAAAAAGGTGGTGCTCATGCCCGTCCAGAAGGGGATAAGGATATACGCCTCTCCAGAAAGCCTGCAGGCCTCTTTTTTAAACCGCCCTGTATGCCAGGGGGACATAGTATCGACTTCGACCTATACGCCGCCGTCGCAATCCTTCAACTCAAACCTTATGTTCGAGGAATTTTTTCGGGACTTCTTCTCGAGCCCTTCGTTCGGTTTGGGCGAGGTCAAGCTTGCGATCGCGTCGACCGTCCCGGCCGGCGTGGTCAAGATAACGGAGGTGACAGAAATTCAGCTATTGCCTGAGGCGACCGAGGTAATAAAAAGCGAGGTGCCCGAGGTCACGTATGAGGACCTGGGCGGGATAAGGGACGCGATAATAAAGATAAGGGAGATGATCGAGCTTCCGCTGAAATACCCTGAGCTTTTCCAGCGGCTCGGCATAGACCCGCCCAGGGGTGTGCTCATTTTAGGGCCGCCCGGCACCGGGAAGACTCTGCTCGCCAAGGCCGTTGCAAACGAGTCGGATGCTTACTTCACGTCCATAAACGGCCCCGAGATCATGTCCAAGTACTATGGGGAGTCGGAGCAGCACCTGAGGGACGTGTTCAAGGAGGCGGAGAGCAACGCACCCGCCATCATCTTCATAGACGAGCTGGACTCGATAGCCACAAAGCGGGCGGAGGTGACGGGCGAGGTGGAGCGGCGGGTGGTGGCCCAGCTCTTATCCCTGATGGACGGGCTGAAGACGAGGAAGAACGTCATCGTCATAGGCGCTACGAATAGGCCCGAGGCCATCGATACTGCCCTGAGAAGGCCCGGGCGCTTCGACCGGGAGATAGAGCTTCGGGTGCCGGACAAGTCCGGCCGCAAGGAGATATTCCAGATACACACGAGGAGCATGCCTCTCACCCCTGACGTGGATTTGGATGAGCTGGCCGACAGGACGTACGGCTTCGTGGGGGCAGATATTGCAGCGCTTTGCAAGGAGGCGGCCATGAACGTGCTCCGGAGGGTTCTGCCCAGCATCGACCTGAAGGAGCAGGCCCTGCCCAGAGAAATACTGGAGCGGCTCAGGGTGTCCAGGCACGACTTCGAGGAGGCCCTGAAGATAATTCAGCCTTCGGCGCTTCGGGAAATCATGATAGAGGTGCCGAACGTGACCTGGGACGACATAGGAGGCCTCACAGAGGTCAAAATGCTGCTGAGAGAGGCGGTGGAGTGGCCGCTGCGATACGCCGATTCTTTCCGGCGCGTTGGGGTTGAGGCGCCCAAGGGCGTGTTATTGTACGGCCCTCCCGGCACCGGCAAGACGCTGCTTGCCAAGGCCATAGCCAACGAGAGCCAGGCCAACTTCATAACGGCGAAGGGGAGCGACCTGCTCTCAAAGTGGTACGGCGAGTCCGAGAAGCACATAAGCGAGGTGTTCAAGAAGGCCCGGCAGGTTGCCCCCGCCATCGTGTTTTTAGACGAATTGGACGCCCTTGCGCCCGTCAGGGGCAGCGCTGCGGGGGAGCCCAGGGTCACGGAGCGCATCGTTAATCAGCTTCTATCCGAATTGGACGGCCTGGAAGAGTTGCGGGGGGTCATCGTCATAGGGGCGACCAACAGGCCGGACATCATTGACCCGGCGCTGCTCAGGCCCGGCAGGTTCGACGAGATCATCCTGGTGCCAGTGCCAGACCGTGGAGCGAGAAGGGAGATATTCAAGGTTCACATGCGCCAGATGCCGGTGGCCGAGGACGTCGTGCTCAACGAGCTCGTGGACAGGACGGATAACTTCACGGGTGCGGACATCGCCTCCGTGTGTAAGAAGGCGGGCCGGCTGGCCCTCAGGGAGGACCTGAACGCAGTAGTCGTCAGACGTAAGCACTTCATGGAGGCGCTGAAGCTTACCGAGCCCTCGGTGACCGAGGAGATGGTGCGCTACTACCAGAATATAGGCGGCGAGCTTAAGCGTAAGAGCGCAAGGGAGATAGAAAGGTCCATGTATATATGA